One Citrus sinensis cultivar Valencia sweet orange chromosome 5, DVS_A1.0, whole genome shotgun sequence genomic window, TTTCGGATACAATGAACCTCGCAATTTGATATCAGCGCGCACATTTATCTTATGGGAAATTTACGTTGTCAAAACCATCATAGTCGCaagtcatttttattattaaggtattgtaaattttaagtcaaaattaatgtgaaaaaattataattataaaataaatattgatagtatttaataaatatatttttaataataattttgataaataataaaaatattattaatttttaatcatgtaaatattacatcaatttaatttaatttttaaattatagccgttagtatttattaaataactttaattaaataacttttaagtCATAATCTTAAGCGTAAGtacacattttaatttttaacaaataacgatccttttgttttagaaaccaatttcatttttaactgCGGAGACATTGTGAAAAGTCCATTTCAGCTGGAGCCACGTgtgcattttattatttaatgggATAGAATAGATCATCGAACCGACCTCTGAgtgtattatattgtattgaaGGAAGAAGTTGACGTTTCTTTCTATGGagttataataaatatctttCTTCTTATGTTGTCTGTGACGAAATCAAAGAGAGGGAAATATGAAGACGGAAGCGGTAAAGAGTGTATGGTCCCCAAAAAACAGGGGGGGCTAGTgtcaactaataaaataaaataaaatttaattttgcttgGGTACGGAATTGCGGGTGGCGCTTGGCTTTGTCCTGCACCCACttgtttcaatattttttattacgcacccatatattttaaaaatactcaCTCTATACTTAATTCTGTTAATTTGACCGTTTATTCTAACGGTTAAAggataaatttagaaattcatatcctaaatattatttgatgatgataaattaaatttatttgataatttaattaataaaattattattaattacttttaaataaaattttttaatgtaaacattaattattaaattaatattttatctcattttatttttttttaattcaagataaggggtatttcggatatttacttaaattttaaatagttCCGTTAAACAtaacggtcaaattaacggaATTAGGTGTGGAGTGAATATTTTCGAAACACATGGGTGCGTGgtgaaaaatgttgaaacagtTGGGGGCAGGACAAAATTAaccctaaaataaaataaaatttaattttgcttgGGTACGGAATTGCGGGTGGCGCTTGGCCTTGGCAGCATTTTGGCATATGCTGAGGATAACATAAAACACAGCGCCAACTAAAACGGACTTATCGCGTTTTTTCCTGGGACCGAATCACCGGGGGAGGGAGAGGGGGAGCTTATTTATCCAACTCACGTAACGCTTATTCGCTGAACACcgaccaaaataaataaaaataaaaaataaaaaaacaaatttggaaaaaaagaatcatgACCATTATATTCTTaagtaattataatattcccaatttacattttacttcttcttcatttgttGCTCCTCCTTTTACGAGTTTTCAAAAATATCCAACTCCACCGCCGCTCAAACGCTTTTCTCTGATTCGTGATCCTCCTAACCGGTTTTCTGTCATTTGCTTCTCTTCTGTTCCAGGTTACTCTTCTTTTCCCTTgatctttctttattttatttaatatttgggaattaatttgtttgattaatGGTTAATGGGCGCttaaagcttttttttttaaaaaaaaaatcttacatTGTAATGTTTTGATTATGTTGTGGTGGTGGGCATTGTTGTGTTTTACTAACCTGGGCCTCCATGCCCCCAGATGGGATCTAGTTGCTTGTCTAGTGGAACCAGTaagttttatcttatttttattttctgctCTTAATAAACACACGCTGCGCGTCCATTTTTATCAGGCTTTAATTAATTGCTTGTCGCACATCTTATGCTGTTGAGTTTTgatcttgtttgtttgttgGTATGCAGACGGTATGGATACTGCAGCAAGTACAAGTCTATACCCATTTCACAGAAGTAAAACCATTCACCTGGTTTGTGCCAACTCTGCCCCTTGTGTTTATAATATTGTAGAAATTTGCGTGCACTTGAAACTTGGACGAAGCATGCTTGATGGGATCTAtgtcaaatttcaaattttgaatacaGGTGAGGCATGCTCAGGGTATTCACAATGTAGAAGGAGAGAAGAACCATGATGCTTACTTGTCCTATGATCTTTTTGATGCACATCTTACCCCACTTGGCTGGCAGCAGGTACTTTACTGATTCTATGTTGTTTCATTATAAGTTTATCTTCTTGAGAAGTTTCGATTAATGAAAACTAGAATGTAGAACGTTATTCCTAATCATATTCTGATAGGAATAGATTATGTGTTGTGTGGAGTTTTAGAACAAAGGGAATCATAAATCTTTAGTTTGtctgaattttgaaaattttaatggtaTAGTCTAGGTTGGTCCTTAATGACAAGTTATGGACTATCAAGTGTCACTTACAATTCGCATCAGAAAACTTCTCTCAGAATTTATTTCGATAAGATGTATTTCCTTTTTATGGAAGGATGAtgctttatattattctttgtACAATAACAGGTCAGTAATCTGCACAAGCATGTTCATGAAACTGGGCTTGCTAAGAAAATTGAGTTGGTCATCACTTCCCCTTTGTTAAGGTAATACCttaaaaaatagagttttgattttgtattttttaattattgcttAGCAATTTAACATTGCATAGTTGACTTAAATTCTTGCGTGCATTTCATCATTATTCATGTAGTCTTATTCTTTTGGGTTATGATTTTTCATCACTTGGATTGTAGGACCATGCAAACAGCAGTAGGAGTCTTTGGTGGTGAAGGGTATGCAGATGGGATAGATGCACCTCCGTTGATGGTGGCTGATGCAGGGAACAGCAACCATGCTGCAATATCAAGTCTAAATTCTCCACCATTTATTGCAGTTGAGCTTTGTCGTGAACACTTGGTATGTATCGCATGTAACAGATTTTAGTCATGTAgcataaacaaaagaaaaactgtGTTCTACTGCTTGAGTTGGGAGCCTAGAATGTGCGACATCATTGGTTTTCTTGTTTTAGTTCCTTAAGACTCTTTAATTTCAGGGTAATTTTAAATCCCCATAGGGTTAGTTATAGGAgggcccttttttttttttcatgtttgtAGGCTGAGAAATCTAAGCCGTTTAACACTACCGTGGAATTGGGACATATTTCTGGTTTTTCTTCCACTTTTTACTTGATTAAATGTTTCagaaataaagagaatttaattttgtattactTTACTCATGTTTAACTTTCACCACTACAGGGAGTTCATCCGTGTGATAAGAGAAGAAGCATCACTGAGTATAAGTCTCTTTTTCCTGCTATTAACTTTTCACTGGCAAGTAATTGGTTATAAttggtttttgttttgctgATGGCAGTAACTAATTTTTCTGCTGACAATCGAATTTGGCTTAGTTTGATTAATAGtctcttttttcaattgttgttATAGATAGAGAGCAATGATGACATTTTGTGGACGGCTGATGTCAGAGAGGCTAATGAAGAAGTTGCAAAGAGGGGTATGAAGTTCGTAAACTGGTGAGTTCCCTTTTGCCtgtatttaagattttaatatttcaaacaaCATGTGAAAATAACAAAGTACTGAAAGTTTATGCATGAATATGGAGAATAAGGCCCACAAAGGGTCAGCCCAGTTGGTTGAGGGCTTGAGATCTGGTGCTTATAATTCCACCCTTTGTTGTTTCATGGGTCATGGGGTTGGGGCGCCCGACTTACCACCGAGGGCCTGGCTGGGCCAAACCAGCCAGGCCGAGTTGTGCAAGACTCTggattatcaaaaaaaaaaaaaaaatggaaaatgggGTATGCGCCTGAAATTGGTTAGAAActattgatataaaataaattagcctGATGCAGGGGGAAGTAGTCTGTAGCAGGAAGCTATCTTACTACCGACTGGTGAGGCCTATTTTGGGTTTTCTTGCACTAGTCTATGTTTTACAAGACTTCAGGCTTCAAGATGTCATTGTCCTGTAGTAAATTCAAATTACCACAGTTTGTCTTCCATCAAATGGTGGTCGCATGTTTGTCCTAAGTGAATGGTTATTAGTTGCCTTTTACTTGGCATTCTTAATACTTGGTGTCTGAACTTTGtgtttttatctcattttgaATCTATTTATAGTAGTTATGTGAGAACTTTATCATGTCCGAGTCTGTTGTACCTCTCAATGCCACTTTTATTAGAGGAATTTggatgacatttttttttggggggggggggggttgaaATTCTAGCAAAATTGTAAATGCTCCTCTTTGATTGGTGAGGGTATTGCATAGTTCTTATATTTCCCaccaattttgttttcttgttgaaTAAAATGTATATGGACATCTAATGCACACATTGGTAAGCAGCTTCTGCAGATTTTATATCAAATCTACTCCTTACAATTTCCTGGCCTTTGTGCATTTCAATTGTTCCAGGTTGTGGACACGGAAAGAGAAGGAGATTGCAGTTGTTACTCATAGTGGGTTCTTATATCATACCCTAAGTGCTTTTGGAAATGATTGCCATCCATCTATAAAGAGTGAAATATGCACACAGTAAGTGTTACCCATTTGTTCACCTGCAATTGTCTGTAAACGGCTTGAAACATGGGTTaccatttatatatatatatatatatattgttttgaaggaattttattaaacctGAGTGTTGAACTTCGTGCTTGATGTGCTATTTTAAGCCATTTGGTTGGTGACTGACTCTCCTCCATTCTGCTGATTCCTCATTTACTTTTCTAAGCCATCTGCTAATAATTTCTCGCTGCAAGATATCGTTTTGAAACTGCTGGTTCATTTCGTAAGACTGGTAGCTGGATATGACTTTCTTTGCTTTTCGTTATGTGCCTGTTTTCTGTTGAGCTCAAAGTTTTTCATTCAtagttttgtaaaatttgtaTGGTAAATAATGGTAGCTTGTGAATTAAGCAGATGTTCAGTTTCTGTATTTAAGTATTCTTCTGAGGTACagtttttatcttaaattagTCATCTGGGGTAGTAAAATTAGATGGTTCTGTTCCTGGCCTGGGTTCTAGTCTCCCGAGGAGATTGAATAACCTCTTCCATGTTCTTACATGTAGCAATTACCTGCTGAAAAATTGATAGAAggagaaatttaaatttgcggcaaaaattaaacatatctCGCTGGTTTTATACACAAATATATGTTGATTTGGCCCAACTACTTGCTAAAATGCTTTCTGCTATCTGTCTGCAGCTTTGCTAATTGCGAACTTCGCTCAATGGTTATTGTTGATAGAAGGTGAGCATGTTAAGAATATAATTTCCTGAGAACTTGCTGCCCAGCCTTTGCACAACTCATGTTTTCGAACTGTTGttgcaaaataataaacttatcTTTTTTGTTGCAGCATGATTGGCTCAGATGCGCCAACAACAAACTACCCAGGAAAGATTCCCAGCGGTCTTGATCTTCCTAGTGATGTTGCTGCTGAGAAGCATCCGAAGCAAGGAGCATCTCAGTAATCATAGCCTGGGCATGGGGTGATACATTGATCGAACTGGATTATGAATATGATGATATCAAGAATTTCAAGTGAATCACTGAAATAGCAATATTATCAAACTAAAAAGATTTTATGAGCTTGCAAGCTCAGTTACCCATTGTCAAGATTCTTTCTTGGTATAGGCGATGCCTTAAGTTTTTAAGACTAGGCGCCTATTCTTAATAGGATgtatgaaaatgaattatatgTTAACTCAAAGAGACAAGAACCTTAGATCATTCTTCTGATTATTTTGCTCGTGAAGAATAATTCCATCAAGATTTGCATCATCTTGACGTTTCCTTTTTATATgcacttatttatttatttccatcTTTCCCTATTACCTCGATTTTAATCGGTCATTTCGTACattcttatatatattgtgAGTACCATTGGGAACAGTTGCTGCTAAGTCTTGAGTACCATTAGGCATGGGGTAGaaataaacatgaataaaTCAATTGATCTACGTAATTGCCAAGAATAatcatttcaagtttcaagttcaaaGTCCAAGGAAATATCTTTCTTTTGAATCTGTTCAAACTTCAAACCAACCAAAGATGGTGAGAGTCacaaaggaagaaaaaaagcaATGGAGACCCCgatttaaatatatgttaattGAGACTATGGGGAATAGAGGTTTGTCTGTTGCATGAATTAAGATGCAGAAAATATTAAACACGCTTTCAGAAAATTCTCAATATAGGTCTCAGGAATTTGGTCCAGCGATTACGTTGAAGGCACAAAATAACGAATCAAAGctgataaaagtaaaaatcaaAGTAAACCCACCCATCTCACActtcatttattatatatatgttgctCACAGCATTTATTGTCCTCCCATACTCAATTGTGTCGTAAAACATTTTCCCAATTCCATTTCAATACTACTAGTACGAATCTTTAACTTGTTTCTAGCCAACGctcttttcatttctcatcaatttttGACACACGACTTTGCAGAAATGGTGACTGCCCAGGCTCAGTTTCTGTACTCACCGAACAATTGCAAAATTCTACACATGGTGAGGCACGGTCAAGGGGTTCACAATGTAGAAGCAGAGAAGAATATTGATGCATTATTGTCTCCAGAGCTGTTTGATTCACCAATCTCAGCATTGGGTTGGCAGCAGGTTGCTGATCTCCGCAAGTACGTTCATGCAACCGGACTCTTAAAGCGGATTGACTTGGTCGTCACTTCCCCTTTGTTAAGGTCGAATCATTATCATCACATACATCGccccaatttcattttttaatcgCATGCCTCACCCAAGTGTTTGAACTCCCGCGTGGTCAGCTAAGTAATGCTGCTTCAAAACCACGCAGGCGAAATATAATGGCTTAACTAACAATTGTATATTTGGAATTTGGCAGGACCATGCAAACAGCAGTTGGAGTGTTTGGTAGCGAAGGAGCAGATGCAGGATTCAATTCAAATTGCCCACCCATTGTAGCTCACGAGCTTTGTCGAGATCGTTTGGTATTAATTGTTTACTTgcattacaattaattaacaaaaggctagcttatatatatatatatattacacgTGCGTGCGTGTACATACACACACCAATTTTGTtctgattttaattaattaattgattaattttgttcaTCAGGGCCTTCGTCCATGTGATCAAAGGAGAAGCGTGAGTGAGTGTCGGTCTCTTTTCCCAGAAATCGACTTTTCACTGGCAAGTGTATTATACTTTACCGatgaattaatcaattaatgttGTTATGTTTTGAATATCATCCacgttaattaattataaaattatcaattaatccgtaacttttattatttatttatttattaatgcagATGGAGAGTGAAGAAGATGATATGTGGTATCCTGAAGCCAGAGAGCCTTATGAAGATATCGAAGCCAGGGGAATTGAGTTTCTCAAATGGTGATTGAATTTGAACATCATCACATGCATATGCATATatgcattaatttttctttttttttcatcaattaattaattaatattaagaatGAAATTAGTTAACAAATTTAAGCTGGGCcggttattaattaatttacatgtACAGGCTGTGGACACGGCCAGAAAAGGAAATTGCAATTGTGAGCCATGGGGTAGTGTTGCAACATTTTCTCTATGTTTTAGAAAATGACAGTGCTGACCCGTCCGTGAAAACTGGTTTGTGCAGACGGTAGGTACAACTACGGGTACCAGCACTCATTCATATTGGCTTCCTCTGCTTTAGCCTTTTGGCTTGACTTTATAACTTTGACCAAATCCAAAAATCAcgtgtatttttttatctagCTAAGCTACTTTCCACATTGGTGGCTGACTGCATATGCTTAATTAatgttgttaattaattaattaattctgtAAGCATGAataatcttttctttcttttttgatgTGCATGCACTCAGCTTTAACAATTGTGAGCTTCGTTCTGTTGTCGTCGTCAACAAAGGGTACGTCAGCTTGTCATTTGCAACAAATATGAATCACTGCTCTGAAATCTATCCGTCTAATTATACCCAAAAGGCTCACCctttacttaattaaatttgcaGGATGATGGACTCAGATTATATTTCCTCGGCAACTAATTAAGTAATAATCTACTTTGCATCAACTCCTTCTTGCGTTTAAGTGGTCCGCCAGCTTCCCAACTCAACGATGACGTGACTAtaaattgtttcattttttcattttttttcctttttttcattGGGATTCTCTCTCACTCTCCGTCCAACCCAAGGATACCCAAGGATAGATGATATGACGACCAGATATAAATtgcttcatttattcattcgttttattatttttcataaggACTTTGTATCCAATTGAATACTTTATTTGTTGTTAATAAGATGGCGTCATACCCTTTACGTAATGAATCCcgtcaaaattttataagcgCTTGCTAgctttgtctttctttttctcaaagcGTTTATATATATTCCTTTACATCTCTCCATAAACTTAGGGATCTAGAActgatattaaatttgttgtgAAGATTCTCAACAAGGGGGAAAAAAGGCGAAGTTTTTGCTCAAATATTGATTACTTGGTCATGCCACATAATATATCTTGTTGATGCAAATTTTTGCTCAATGTACAGTGATTGATTTGTGTTTCAAACTTTCTTCTAAATCGAGCTCtgtggtttattttttttcttgaggCGAGTATTTCAAATCACACGTTTCCTTGTGGTTAATTgttctacaaaaaaaaaaaaaaacaattatcaaAGGGTGCTGGGGTTGCTGGCGATAACTCTTCAGCTTTCAAGTTAgccttttaaatttgattgtagaCAGAGAATTTAAAGAGAGAATGACAAcatttctttaccttttttcTCTTACCTCCAAATGGGGAGTCTTGGTATTTATATAGGCAATTTGATCCATGAGATGGAGGTGTCATCATGACACGTGACATTGTCTTAGTGACAAGTGTCTACAAAACTCTTGCATAAAGACACCTGTCATAATGTGTCAAGCTTGTTCATGACAAGTAATCTTTGGACCTTTGTCATGTTTTTGGGCTGTTAACCTTTAATGAACTTTAACTTAAATTCGGCACTTATATTGATTCCTTACAAAGTGGATTGATTTTACAACATTTTGTCTGTAAGCGCATTCTGCCCGTAGGCGCATTCTGTAGAATGTGTATAAGCCCGGAGGCACATTCCGTAGAATGTGTATTTGCCCGTAGGCCCATTCCTTAGAATGTGTATTTGCCCATAAGCCCATTACGTAGAATGTGTATTTGCCCGTAGACCCTTTACTTAGAATGTGTATTTGCTCGTAGACGCTTTACTTAGAATGTGTATTTGCCCGTAGACCCATTCCGTAGAATGTGTATTTACCCGTAAGCTCATTTTGTAGAATGTgtatttattgagaaatattttcgAAGTGTCTAGGCCATGAATGGACCTAGGTCATTCTTTGTGAGGAATGGACCTAGGTAGTTCTTTGTAAAAAATGGACTCATGTCATTCTTTATAAATAGTGGACCTAGGTCGTTCTTTATAAAGAATAGACCTATGTTCTTCTTTTTTGAATCATGCCTTTAGCATTTTGTCGAAAACTCGCCTTTTGGATGTTTtacttagaaatattttctaagttccTACGTCATTCTTCGTAAGGAATGAATTTAGGTCATTATTCGTAAGGAATGAACTTAGGTCATTCTTCGTAAGGAATGAACTTAGGTCATTCTTCAAGATTTATGTCTTTTTTTGATGAATCGCGCTTTTGACTTTTTGTCGTATCTTGCATGTAGACACTTTAGTTAGAATTGTAAGTATTTTGGTCATTCTTATAGAGAACAGGCCTgggttattttattaaaataattttattggacCTATATTTTCGTGAGTTTTGAGCTTTTCATAATTTGGTCCAACATATCTCAATAGAAATTTATCATGTAATGGATAGATGACATATCATTTATCATTACGAGCAAAgcaagaatttttttcaatcagGTTaggttgaaattaattttatttaaggtactaataatttatatataaattttacaattttcattAAGGTTTGATGTAGTTCGCATTTAGTTAAACATTTTATTGAGAGAATtatgaaagaaagaataacaaaAAACTCTCATGAATAGCATTAcattaaatcataatattagaTTGAAAATTCAACTTgagataattatattataaataaaaatatttaatgtagagaagaaaaaaattcaagcatATACTGcgtgttaattaattttctcctCATTAAAGTTAGAATGTAAATATATCTACTTAGGAGgacataattataatttagataaaaattagGACGGGCTACAATCCGGCCCAATCAACAAATAGCTTTGCCGCAGGGCCGCACATTATGATGAAATCTTTTGGAAAATTAgtaaacacttttttttttttttgagaccGATATTACAATAAGACTATAACTTATATTGCATGAGACTATTaccaatatttaaaaatcaaactaTTATCGAAACaagtttatattaaattttatgaagcactgctaaatttttttgacctttctaatattcgagaatatTTACTTAACGCATATTCAGACTATTATTGAGATAAGTTTACATTAAATCCTATGAAGCACTGTCAagatttttatcatttctaatatttgagaAGCGTCTACTCTACTTATATTTAGTAAGAGAGAAGACTATTTtcactcaattatttaatgattGAGGAAGAACTGTAACCCACATAATGCTTTTATGGAGGGGTCGAACTGTGAGAACAGCTACTCTAGCTATTTGGCATTGGCTTGCAAACACTTACCTActaacattaaataattatttttttaaatgactgtgtgtatgtgtgtgcgTTCGtgcttgtgtgtgtgtgtttagttttaaattagataattactaatttatataataagcgggtcttttaaaaaataatgaattttttaaaataaattattatcttataaatttatcgaattattaatttatcatgtTGGCCTTAAGTCAcgactaataaaaattattatttgatcgagataattattttattgtatattaatttatacgGTAGaacttcaataaattaatatttaataaattatgataaagACTTAAAAGCAAGTAACCTTGGTATCAGACAATTGGAAGACTTAAAACCAAGTAACGGAAAGAAATTGGTGTAGTGTCAATTCCAATTCCCATTTTAAGACGTGGAAATTAATAGGATCATGCGATtagcacaaaaaaaaagtccagCAAAAGCTCTTTCCACGCAATTACAGGAATTTGGGTTGGAAATTTAGTATGTGTTTACAATTCCATGCTTACGAATGATGCACGAACGTTACAGCTGGCGGCTGGATTTTGATTCTTCTGTTGAGTACTGTTTACAAGACTCATTCCAATTAGGAAATTAATTCACAAGTCAAGCTGCGGAAGCCAAGCAGTTGCAATAGAAATGATGAACATAATGATGATGAAGCCATTCattaatcatttatatttcattcaatgtatatttttatttgctgAGAAAATCCCTCCCTGCCAAATCCATTTGCATTGGCGTTAAATTGACTTACTGctaactaaaataatacaataatagCACACTGAcgaattaataattacaaaatgcaAAGTTGGAAATGAGTTGAAAATTGGAATAATACTATTCGAAGTTGCCTCTCCGGCGAGCTAGCTAGCAGTGTCATGCCAATGTCGCAGAAGCAGACAGACGCTTTCATAGCAGCTTCTCTATGGAAGTACTTTTCGTCTAATGCATGGAATTTTATCAGAGTTTTCGTCACTGACTAAAGCTCTATAATTCCAAAGAAAAGTCAATGGATTtgcaaatataaaatcaaactatatgtatatatagatataCATCACATGCCACACAACACCACCGCCATTCACGTCGATCCTTACCAGCTTGCCTTTCCATctgacatatatatatatatatatatatacccaataatactaataataatccAATATAAAATTCTATTCCTGTTGCCTTCCTGTCCCAGCTCCCTGTCCAGCTCATTTCGtctgtattattattattaattttccaaatctaatatcaggaaaaaaaaatggacgCTTTTGCTGCTTTGTTTCGAGGCAAGACTTTCGTTGTTTCTCCTCTCTCTGGTATGTTAGTCATCTCCTATTTCTTCTGTGGCCAAGTTGGGAACGGTGTAATTGTTACGTTGCTTCTTGTGATTAGCTGTCTGTTGCATGTTACTTTTGGAAAAGT contains:
- the LOC102626864 gene encoding phosphoglycerate mutase-like protein 1 → MVTAQAQFLYSPNNCKILHMVRHGQGVHNVEAEKNIDALLSPELFDSPISALGWQQVADLRKYVHATGLLKRIDLVVTSPLLRTMQTAVGVFGSEGADAGFNSNCPPIVAHELCRDRLGLRPCDQRRSVSECRSLFPEIDFSLMESEEDDMWYPEAREPYEDIEARGIEFLKWLWTRPEKEIAIVSHGVVLQHFLYVLENDSADPSVKTGLCRRFNNCELRSVVVVNKGMMDSDYISSATN
- the LOC102626376 gene encoding phosphoglycerate mutase-like protein 1 isoform X2 encodes the protein MGSSCLSSGTNGMDTAASTSLYPFHRSKTIHLVRHAQGIHNVEGEKNHDAYLSYDLFDAHLTPLGWQQVSNLHKHVHETGLAKKIELVITSPLLRTMQTAVGVFGGEGYADGIDAPPLMVADAGNSNHAAISSLNSPPFIAVELCREHLGVHPCDKRRSITEYKSLFPAINFSLAKSNDDILWTADVREANEEVAKRGMKFVNWLWTRKEKEIAVVTHSGFLYHTLSAFGNDCHPSIKSEICTHFANCELRSMVIVDRSMIGSDAPTTNYPGKIPSGLDLPSDVAAEKHPKQGASQ
- the LOC102626376 gene encoding phosphoglycerate mutase-like protein 1 isoform X1: MTIIFLSNYNIPNLHFTSSSFVAPPFTSFQKYPTPPPLKRFSLIRDPPNRFSVICFSSVPDGMDTAASTSLYPFHRSKTIHLVRHAQGIHNVEGEKNHDAYLSYDLFDAHLTPLGWQQVSNLHKHVHETGLAKKIELVITSPLLRTMQTAVGVFGGEGYADGIDAPPLMVADAGNSNHAAISSLNSPPFIAVELCREHLGVHPCDKRRSITEYKSLFPAINFSLAKSNDDILWTADVREANEEVAKRGMKFVNWLWTRKEKEIAVVTHSGFLYHTLSAFGNDCHPSIKSEICTHFANCELRSMVIVDRSMIGSDAPTTNYPGKIPSGLDLPSDVAAEKHPKQGASQ